CTTTGTACATCCGATTTCTTCCCCTGAATCGGTTCAGCCATTTTGCGAACTGCATCCTCGCTTTTAGCTTCAGTAGACATCTTTTCAGTATTTATTTCTACCTGCTTTTCTGGTTTTTCAAGCTCTTTCAGGTTCGATTGTTTTATCTCTGTAGAAACTGAACTTGCCTCGGTATTTTTTGACAGCTTTTGTTCCTTCTCAGTTTTTTCCGCAGGACTTGTATTTTGGGTAGCTACGTCGCCATTAACTTTTGTaagcgtttttttcttcttttcaacatctttttcttccttcgctTCCGAGTCATCCTCGCAACTTTTCACCTTCGGCGTCAAAGGAGATCCTTGGGTGCTTTCAAGAACCACAGTTTCTGGTTCTTTGGACTTTAGTTTAGGACTCTCCGTCTCGGATACTTTTACCTCCAGCTGAGGCTTGGATCTCGCGGTTGTCTGGGTTGTGACATTTGGCAAAGTGTCCGTCGATGCGAACCCAGCAGACGTGACAAGTGTAACGGTGGTGGTCGTCAACAGGTTTGGGAAATTATTCGATGCCGGATTTCCTGTCTTCGAAAGATTAAATATATTGAGCTCTTGTTGAGCTGCGTTTTTAGCCAAATGCAAAGCAATGTTCTCCACCCTCGTTGGAAGCTGCGCTTCGCTTTTGCCCACGGGAAACATGGGACTGTTATTGATTGAAGTGGATTTTGGTGACTTGGGGGAAGAGTGCATGCtaggtaaaattttctgaatcgtCGGAGGAGGAGGCGCGGTCGTGTAGCCTGCGGCTGCCGGAAGATAGTTGCAGCGTTGGTATTTGTTGATGGAAGCAGGCAGGCTGCTGTGAAAGGCACTGTGTGAGGGGATTCCGATCGGCGATCTTATGAGGGGGTTCGGAAAGCGGCTCGTGTCGGGATACGGCGGCGGAAAGTGGGTGTATATTAGTTTAGGGTTTGTGGTCAACGTGGGCGATGGTATGAAGGGATTCGTCGAGAGCATGTTGATTGGCGAATTCCTTGGCGATATGGGCGAACCTGGATTGCGGCACATATCTCTGGAGAATTGGGTGTTTTGGTAGCTCCTCGCAGTTGGGGAATAAGGGGGCGGTGTGACGATGGGTGCATTGGCGCTGGACACAATTGGTGACAGAGTTTTAGGGTCGATGGTCATCATGCTGAGAGAGCTGTTCTTTGGAGGATTCTGCACAGTTTGATCCTTGTCTTTGCTCTCATTCGATACTCCGTACATTCGCTTAACGCCAGACGACGGATTGCCCAGATATCGCGGCATGTTCCGCATCTTGAATATCTTGGCAGGCTTGGAAGTTATTGGCTTGGTATGGTTGCCATCCGACGCCGAGATCCCCTGACTTTGGGTCTGCATTTCTTTGGCCTGATTCCTGGCAGCAACGTAGTTGTTTTTCGACAATGTCGGATTCCAAGATTTTGGCGGATCTCTTAGTGTTTTATAGCCAACAGGCTGCGACTGTTTCTTGATGGAACAACCCTTCTGCAATGACACGGATGTCGGGACTGACTGAGAAGTTGAAACAACAGAGCCGATCTTGGGTGTTTCTTTAGCAACGGAAGCGTTCGGCTTTTCTTCCGACGGGATTAAATTTTGGCTAGATGTGTAGACGGGGATGTTAGGTACGTTGGGAATACATTTGCTGGAATCTACCGaagtttttttcgttattttcaatAGATTCGGTAACTCCGGCTTCGATCTTGTCGCTGCTTTGATTTTCTCCTTAGAACTTTCCCCAATTTTGGCGCATATCTCGTTCAAATTAGTCCCCTTGGCTATTATCTCGTTCTTTCGCACCGTTGGCTTCATCGGCATCAAAGATATAGGAATGGCATCCGGGCACGGCGGTACTGTATAGATGCTGGTTATCTCGATGCCGGATTGCGAGCTCGTTCTCTTGGTACCGGTCAAAGTTTGTGACGAGGACAAACGGGGACTATTACTGATGGGTGACGAACCAGAGTGAGCACTCAGACTCTGGGCCACCATTTGTATGTCCGAGGGAGCGGGGCCTTGCCGTCCACTTGAACTACCGATTTTCAAGCTATTTTCACCTTTAGACTCAGTGCTTTTTGTCTGGGAAACGCTCACAAGATTCTGCACGGCATGCGATACGCTTGGACTCATTGCCACCGAGTCAGGTAGGGTTGTGGAAATGTTAAGACCGATGGAAGCTAAGCTCTGACTGGTGGTCGGCgggttattgttattattcttgaCCAGGAAGACTTTCTGGCCAGTCGAATCCGATTTCAATGTTGCCGTAGAATCTGCCTTAGAATCTACTGGCTTTGTGGATTGGCAATCCAACCTCTGAGGCGACGGCAGGATACTTTTGTTCACAGTCGGTGGACTTCGAATGCTCGACATTGTGGTAGTAGTTGATAAAACACACGTCGTCATTTGAGGGGCTGAAACAAAGAGACAACCACCCTGTGGCATGCTCACAAATGTATTTACCGCCTGTGTAGCCATAGTTGTGGAGTGAGGTGATGAGACAACAGTGGTAGCCAGTTTGGTTAACGAAACGGTGGCCGTTGCTTGAGATTTTGTGATGGGAAAATACGCCAAGGGCTTAACATCGCTCTTCGATTGCTCTGGAGCTGTTTTGGAATCCAATTTCCTCGAGTTAAGCAGcattgtctttttttctttcggaaTCTTCTTAGAATACGTATTGTTCACCTGTCCCACTTTGGGTTGAAAGGAAAGTATAGAATTGGGAACGATTTGTTTGGTCTCGATACTCGTCGAGGCACTTTTTATCTCCTTTCCAGAGTTTTTAGAATTCTCTTTCTGATTCGGATTACCCTTCGTCTCTGTgcttattaaattattattcgtatTCACTAGCCGGCTATCGGCCTTTTTTGTACTCGAGGTGGTGCATTCCTGCCTATTTTTCACCTGACTTGAATCCTGAGTCGaactatttttcactttgctTTGGTTGTTGGCCTTCGGCGTCTGACTCACAAGACTCTCACCTTCGGTGTCGAACCTTGTTACCACCTTTGAGGAATTTTCTACCAGCATTGGCACAGGTTTCTGTGACTCTGAACAATCGGTATTTTTGCTGCCCTCAGACTTAGACGAGACCATTCTTGTTTCCTGTGtgaacgaaaagtttttgctaCTCTCAGTTACTTCGGTATGAGGAATGGTTGTACTTAGTAACGTTTCAACGTTAGATTTATCAGGCTCTTCTTTTTTGATCAAACTCTCCAGTATCGGAGcttcatttttctcctctttttcaaCTTCAGGCATTTTTTCGACTTTGTCAACGTTTTTATCGATAGTAATCAGTTCCTCTGAGTTACCATCGCCATTGCTAgcacttttcttttcaaaactaGATATGTTCGTTACGCTCATGACACCAGTTTCGGAAATCTTTAATTGCACCTCTTTCCACTCGCGCTTTTCGCTCTGCTCACGCTTTACTTCGATCGAATCTACCCTGGTATTAGAAAGTATCTTTTCGTACATGTGATTATCTTCGGACAGCTTTAAACGCTTCGGCGAAGACTCAAATATCCTGTAGCTAAGATGCAACGGTACTTTCTGCAACAGCCGTGTGTAAAAACATGACATAAATACGCACAGGCatgaaaaaatgcaaaaaagaattttgattACATATCTCAATCGTCTAACAAGTTAAGATCTAAATATAAGGTGTCATTCAAGTTCAGAGTTTTCtgcatattgaaaattcaacatttgacactccaattattattttgtagtCAGTTCACCTCATAAACATAAATacgattttgtaaaattacagaaaacattatcaaaaatattatatctcGCTTTTTATgctatatttgaaaaattctacttACTCGTCTCCAGTGATAAATGTACATGACATCCATAAGTGTATAGTTGCCACACAGGGGTTCTTCTTTGTACATAATGTCCACTCTGTGAGCTTCACTCAGCCCGTATTTAGCacgtatcaatttttgcagATGAAAGATAGTCACTGCAGCTGGACATCTCAAATATCTTCGGGGCAATGTCTTGGCTGCCGATTCTTTATCACCTTCGCCTTGATCCTTTGAGCTTGGGATGTAATATTCCAAAGACAAACTCAGCGACTCGTCCAGAGAGTAAATGTGAGACTCGATCGGCTCGCCCCTAGACTCCGGGGAGCTGGCTTGCGACCTCGCATCGGGATGCTTGCTGTAGAATTCACGGCGGCATCGCATTTCATCTGGAAAATGCAAGGAATGTCAATTCGGCAACCTTGTGATATGAAAGGTGAAATGATAGTGAACCACTTGGAAATAAATCTAACTCTGATAGCAGCCAGGAACTAGTTTGTAAACAATGTCTTGGAGTGTGTGATCTGGTCGGATGTTCAGGAGCGGTTTACTCTTGTGAACCTGTACTTCGCATATCGGGCAATACTTGTTACTCTCCAAATATTTGATGATGCAGCTACGGCAGACTGTGGagttaaaaaaaggaaagtgaATAACACATGAGGCGAACGGACATTAGTTAGGTTTTTCAAGTATAGTCtctaaaaaatcatttttttcctacgCTTCTTATACAATAACAGTTGTGATATAAAGATAATTACATGAGTGAAGACACTCGATGATCGTAGTGGCATCTATAAAATATCCTCTGCATAGCTTGCAAGTCAACTGCTCGTTAAGGGTAGATAAATGCAGTCGATATCCTCCGCTCTGTCCCGACATTCTGCAAAATATCAGATAACAaacatttatagaaaattttcatcattgatGGACAATTAGAGCGGGACGAATGATACAATAGACAAGAAGGCATAGCAGGTGTAGAATTATGTAACCTAAACAGAATCGCTTTGAATGTTGTTGCAGCACAGATTGTGAGATGTGCTTGTTTTGATAGCGGTGAAAACAGATGGCGGATTTTTGCAAGAGGGAAAAACCAAAGTCaagaacggaaaaaaataggaCAGGTCCGAAATGATTGCGTCGGTAGACGTATTGCTGTGTATTGTATCATATGTGAAGGCGAAGTGTGTGTATAGATAATGAAATTAGAAAgtaaattctgaattattCTGTGTGAAATTCCGAACGGGCGATTTGAAGAATGTTtgataatatgaaataattactTGAAATGTACCTTGCGTTGTAGGAGCGAGCGAAAACCCTGCGATTTATTTGGTAATCGCCATTAGAGCTCAAAATAATGTAAAGAAAGTTGGGTTACGAGTCAAAGCCAACTTGTCACAGATCGTCattattatagtttttttttgcgtatGGGGATAGAGGGTGGTTTAAAAATGCGCTGAATGTTTGTACAGTTGGGAAACAacgattttcaacgaatccgTTTGGCATGGGTTTCAAACTTTGTTACGAGATTGTTTGAcgcttttcattttccaaaattcacaCCACtgcgagacaaaaatttcaaggaaaaCTGGACCCTGAACAGTaatacaaaatggcggataaACAATCACGCGATTGACCTTGCTGAAAACATCCGGCTCCGGGTTCTAGCAGCCATCTAGCAGCGTACATCAGTCAGCGTACGCACGCTTACTGCGTTCATTTTTAAAATGGTCGCCGCTGACAGGAAAAATACCAAGTGTCATCCAGCAGTATTGTCGACTGGTTAACCAAAACTGCTTTATTTGTTAATAGAGGATACAATATAGCCTGTTAATTAATACCTCGGCAAATAACGGGAGCTACGCATAATCGGCTGTGATTTATTCCATGTTCAAATTTCCCGCCATGTATTCCTAACCTTCCATCTCCactagtttcattttttcctctcttctttttctatccCCAAACAATTACCGTTGTTCCATTCGTTGAATTAACTATTAACGAGTTGTTACGATCACTGATCATCAATCACTGATAACAGCTTGCATTAGTCACTGTCTTGAAATGTGATCATAACAAAGTATGtagcatgtatgtacattatgtgataattcaattcAGTCAGATATAAGCAACTAATTAGGACTGTATAAATTGTATTGCAATACAGTatctaataataaaatcatgaaTACCATAACAAAACTCTCTCTTTCGTACTGTCGAAGCAACGTATATTTAATCTTCGGCATGTGCTTCGGACTATGCATAAGCTCGTTTTTTACACCAACCGACGACGGCGATTGTCTAGAGACGGCAGGAGATCTTGCACTTCCTTTAAGCATGCCGAAATTCAGCGACATTTACGAGCCAAAGGTGAACCTTGAAGGAAAGCCACTGCGAGCGAAGAAAACTCCCAAGGTTTTCATGCGCCCTAGATACTATTCAACAGAGCTTGGCATAAGGGAGAAATTATTTGTCGGTGTACTGACGAGTCGGGAATATCTTTACAGCCGAGGTGTAGCTCAGAACAAAACCATTGCTCACCTCGTAGACAAAATCAGATACTTTATATCGATACCGGAGGGAGCTAAACCAAATGTTTCGCTACCTGGGATTGTTGGCTTCACCGATACCAGAAGCATTCTGAAACCGTTCCATGTACTCAAATACATAATGGACAATTACCTCGAAGATTACGATTACTACTATTTGATCAAAGATTTGACCTATGTAGATGTTAGAAAATTGACAAGACTTGTAAACAAAATCAGCATCAGTCAGGACGTTCACCTGGGTATTGCCACCAGTTTTGATACCTATTGCTCTCTGGGTGGGTGCTTTTCATAAGACGGAGTAACACAAAACACTTATTCTTTCAACAAACATCGTGACTAAGCTTCACTCACTTTTCAGATTCAGGTATCTTGATGAGTAATTCGGTGGTccgaaagatgaaaaataacttgGATTGGTGCGTCAGAAACACATATTCGGACTCTGACGATGTTAACTTTGGTAGATGTATCGTTCACTCTTCGTCCCTGCCTTGCACCAACACTATTCAAGGACAAACAATCAAATCCACAGTGCTTAATGAAAGCTCTACCCTAGAGCCTAATCTTTACGCACCTATAGCTAAGAATTACTCCGAATCTCCAGTCAGTGTTTATCCTGTTCTTCACCACTCAACCATTTACAAACTCAACGCCTATATTGCCAGGGTAATTTTACATGTTAACGTCCAGGCGGCTGGCATTTATGAATGTGCGcaattcatattttgaaaattttttctctcaaaaacATTCCAAATTGATCAGTAATATGACTCGACCTTGAGGTGATGCCGATTGGTATTATCCCAGCCGCCTAGTGGTTAATCAAGTTTTGTCTTTTGGTCCGCACTGtgaattgatataaaaattaatttcagctgGAGCTGGCAGCGGTCAGAGATCAAATATCCACTTTGCGCCAAGAGATATTGAAGACTGCTAAGTTGGGACCGGAGAAGGATCACAGCGTGACTTGGCCCATTGGCAATCAACCAGGGAACAAGCCTCCTGGGCGATTTGACATCGTCAAATGGACTTACTTCAATGAAACACACATGGCTTTGGataagagtttgaaaaatatgcaggAGTTTGAAGGAAGCGTCAAAGTAGATGTAGATTATGTGATAAAAGCAGCTATCGACAGAATCGAAGGAAATTATAAGGGGAAGATGAAGTTCAAAAAGTTCTTAAATGGCTATAAAAAGTACGACGCTTCGAGGGGCATGGATTATATTTTGGACTTGGTCTTTGATGAAGTA
The genomic region above belongs to Diprion similis isolate iyDipSimi1 chromosome 8, iyDipSimi1.1, whole genome shotgun sequence and contains:
- the LOC124409679 gene encoding polycomb group protein Psc-like codes for the protein MSGQSGGYRLHLSTLNEQLTCKLCRGYFIDATTIIECLHSFCRSCIIKYLESNKYCPICEVQVHKSKPLLNIRPDHTLQDIVYKLVPGCYQNEMRCRREFYSKHPDARSQASSPESRGEPIESHIYSLDESLSLSLEYYIPSSKDQGEGDKESAAKTLPRRYLRCPAAVTIFHLQKLIRAKYGLSEAHRVDIMYKEEPLCGNYTLMDVMYIYHWRRKVPLHLSYRIFESSPKRLKLSEDNHMYEKILSNTRVDSIEVKREQSEKREWKEVQLKISETGVMSVTNISSFEKKSASNGDGNSEELITIDKNVDKVEKMPEVEKEEKNEAPILESLIKKEEPDKSNVETLLSTTIPHTEVTESSKNFSFTQETRMVSSKSEGSKNTDCSESQKPVPMLVENSSKVVTRFDTEGESLVSQTPKANNQSKVKNSSTQDSSQVKNRQECTTSSTKKADSRLVNTNNNLISTETKGNPNQKENSKNSGKEIKSASTSIETKQIVPNSILSFQPKVGQVNNTYSKKIPKEKKTMLLNSRKLDSKTAPEQSKSDVKPLAYFPITKSQATATVSLTKLATTVVSSPHSTTMATQAVNTFVSMPQGGCLFVSAPQMTTCVLSTTTTMSSIRSPPTVNKSILPSPQRLDCQSTKPVDSKADSTATLKSDSTGQKVFLVKNNNNNPPTTSQSLASIGLNISTTLPDSVAMSPSVSHAVQNLVSVSQTKSTESKGENSLKIGSSSGRQGPAPSDIQMVAQSLSAHSGSSPISNSPRLSSSQTLTGTKRTSSQSGIEITSIYTVPPCPDAIPISLMPMKPTVRKNEIIAKGTNLNEICAKIGESSKEKIKAATRSKPELPNLLKITKKTSVDSSKCIPNVPNIPVYTSSQNLIPSEEKPNASVAKETPKIGSVVSTSQSVPTSVSLQKGCSIKKQSQPVGYKTLRDPPKSWNPTLSKNNYVAARNQAKEMQTQSQGISASDGNHTKPITSKPAKIFKMRNMPRYLGNPSSGVKRMYGVSNESKDKDQTVQNPPKNSSLSMMTIDPKTLSPIVSSANAPIVTPPPYSPTARSYQNTQFSRDMCRNPGSPISPRNSPINMLSTNPFIPSPTLTTNPKLIYTHFPPPYPDTSRFPNPLIRSPIGIPSHSAFHSSLPASINKYQRCNYLPAAAGYTTAPPPPTIQKILPSMHSSPKSPKSTSINNSPMFPVGKSEAQLPTRVENIALHLAKNAAQQELNIFNLSKTGNPASNNFPNLLTTTTVTLVTSAGFASTDTLPNVTTQTTARSKPQLEVKVSETESPKLKSKEPETVVLESTQGSPLTPKVKSCEDDSEAKEEKDVEKKKKTLTKVNGDVATQNTSPAEKTEKEQKLSKNTEASSVSTEIKQSNLKELEKPEKQVEINTEKMSTEAKSEDAVRKMAEPIQGKKSDVQRNKPES
- the LOC124409684 gene encoding chondroitin sulfate synthase 2 — protein: MNTITKLSLSYCRSNVYLIFGMCFGLCISSFFTPTDDGDCLETAGDLALPLSMPKFSDIYEPKVNLEGKPLRAKKTPKVFMRPRYYSTELGIREKLFVGVLTSREYLYSRGVAQNKTIAHLVDKIRYFISIPEGAKPNVSLPGIVGFTDTRSILKPFHVLKYIMDNYLEDYDYYYLIKDLTYVDVRKLTRLVNKISISQDVHLGIATSFDTYCSLDSGILMSNSVVRKMKNNLDWCVRNTYSDSDDVNFGRCIVHSSSLPCTNTIQGQTIKSTVLNESSTLEPNLYAPIAKNYSESPVSVYPVLHHSTIYKLNAYIARLELAAVRDQISTLRQEILKTAKLGPEKDHSVTWPIGNQPGNKPPGRFDIVKWTYFNETHMALDKSLKNMQEFEGSVKVDVDYVIKAAIDRIEGNYKGKMKFKKFLNGYKKYDASRGMDYILDLVFDEVETKEELVKRIEICKPLGKVEILPVPYVTENARVNLILTVNKFQKNETIKFLSHYAQTCMEKKDKTFLMVVLLYDINSPSKDKDDVFFDVKQHALSLTEKYKKDQSKVTWLSIRLPTTVSSIELEPLLKIAVTDLVVRKFSPESLILFVETEMELKVDYLNRVRMNTISQWQVFSPMPFAEYHPDIAYTDSKAKENELDVNRNYGRYDEYNFNHIAFYAKDYTSIRKLAESIIPPVRADRDIATVLKLPEQNLINSAFELFILFGDLHPFRALEPALKIRYKEINCRGTKSDAIYTDCMKARSLNLGNRGQLAKLILQYQHSN